One Pseudomonadota bacterium genomic region harbors:
- a CDS encoding lytic murein transglycosylase, which translates to MALFNDTSVKEILEQLLAFREERDWGQFHSPKNLAVSISIYSKSLMILFILLAITTNTAGGTSPFNLPPNGESLIQKIKVNGFSDEEVQKIFSDSRVTLYPEILDKKGHGINYMHKKFGLLTRTSVKRGQKVLQENRLVFEEIENKYGVEKETIVAIYRLETNLGSYEGRYLVFNGLLTLAVLENRRSAWAEKELLNLLIFCKNNKKDPLSIKGSWAGAFGLCQFIPSSVIQYAIDGDGNGEIDLNNFSDAMASIANYLKSNGWVKNDLQKKKQAIWAYNHCDNYVKAIMAYASACKKFNR; encoded by the coding sequence GTGGCACTGTTCAACGATACTTCCGTAAAGGAAATACTCGAACAACTCCTCGCATTCCGTGAAGAGAGAGACTGGGGGCAGTTCCATTCCCCCAAAAATCTTGCCGTATCAATCTCGATCTATTCAAAATCCTTAATGATCCTTTTCATTCTGTTGGCGATAACCACGAATACCGCTGGCGGGACCAGTCCTTTCAACCTTCCTCCTAATGGTGAATCTCTCATTCAAAAGATTAAGGTCAACGGATTCAGTGATGAAGAGGTACAGAAAATATTCTCTGACAGCCGCGTAACACTTTATCCGGAAATTCTCGATAAAAAGGGGCACGGCATTAATTACATGCATAAAAAATTCGGCCTCCTCACCCGTACATCGGTTAAAAGAGGGCAGAAGGTCTTGCAGGAAAACAGGCTCGTCTTTGAAGAAATAGAGAATAAGTATGGCGTCGAAAAGGAAACCATCGTTGCCATCTACCGTCTGGAGACAAACCTGGGCAGTTATGAAGGAAGATATCTTGTCTTTAATGGTCTTCTCACGCTTGCCGTTCTCGAAAACCGCCGTTCAGCCTGGGCTGAAAAAGAACTGTTAAATCTGCTGATTTTTTGTAAGAACAATAAAAAAGATCCTCTTTCTATCAAGGGCTCATGGGCAGGCGCTTTTGGCCTCTGTCAGTTTATCCCGTCATCAGTGATTCAATATGCCATTGATGGGGATGGTAATGGAGAGATCGACCTTAACAACTTTTCCGATGCCATGGCAAGCATCGCCAATTACTTAAAATCGAACGGATGGGTAAAAAATGATCTGCAAAAGAAAAAACAAGCCATTTGGGCCTACAACCACTGTGACAACTATGTTAAAGCCATTATGGCCTACGCAAGTGCCTGCAAGAAATTTAACCGGTAA
- a CDS encoding ATP-dependent 6-phosphofructokinase has protein sequence MEKGMKIAINTGGGDAPGLNAVIEAVVLAANSRGWDTYGIKNGYAGLLNTDEIIPLTPDKVRHIANIGGTMLGTTNRGNPFQMPITNLAGETEIRDVSDKVVENFRRLHFDCLVAVGGDGSLSIAYDFYKKGIPVIGVPKTIDNDLCGTVITFGFDTAVSIATEAIDRLHSTAKSHERVMVVEVMGRNAGWIALNSGVSGAADVILIPEIPFDIDLICEHIMDRELQGQRYSIVVAAEGAAPLGGQVVDKGKGEAGRQDVVLGGIAEHLAKEISKKTGKDTRSIVLGHLQRGGSPTTFDRLIALRFGAAAVRMIEGKRFGTMVALDPPEVKAIPLEEVIGKIRNVPVDCDTIRTAREIGVSFGD, from the coding sequence ATGGAAAAAGGGATGAAGATTGCAATCAATACCGGCGGCGGGGATGCCCCCGGGCTTAATGCCGTCATAGAGGCAGTAGTTTTGGCCGCAAACAGCAGAGGCTGGGATACGTACGGTATTAAAAATGGGTATGCAGGCCTGTTAAACACGGATGAAATTATTCCTCTCACCCCGGATAAGGTGCGCCATATTGCAAACATCGGGGGCACAATGCTGGGCACGACAAATCGCGGCAATCCATTCCAGATGCCCATTACCAACCTGGCAGGTGAAACAGAGATACGCGATGTATCGGATAAAGTTGTGGAAAACTTCAGAAGGCTCCACTTTGATTGCCTGGTAGCAGTGGGAGGGGATGGAAGCCTGTCCATCGCCTACGACTTCTATAAAAAGGGCATACCTGTCATTGGTGTGCCGAAGACTATTGACAACGATCTCTGCGGCACGGTAATCACCTTCGGTTTTGACACGGCAGTGAGCATTGCCACCGAGGCAATAGATCGTCTCCACTCTACAGCGAAATCTCATGAACGGGTCATGGTAGTTGAAGTGATGGGAAGGAATGCAGGGTGGATTGCGCTGAACAGCGGCGTGTCGGGTGCAGCGGACGTTATCCTGATCCCTGAAATCCCCTTTGATATCGATCTGATTTGCGAACACATCATGGATCGTGAATTACAGGGACAGCGGTACTCTATAGTAGTTGCTGCCGAAGGGGCGGCCCCTCTGGGAGGGCAGGTTGTTGACAAAGGGAAGGGCGAGGCGGGACGTCAGGACGTCGTGCTTGGAGGGATTGCCGAGCATTTAGCCAAAGAGATCTCGAAGAAGACCGGGAAGGACACAAGATCCATCGTTCTTGGCCACCTGCAGCGGGGAGGATCGCCGACGACCTTTGACCGCCTCATAGCGCTTCGCTTTGGTGCGGCGGCTGTAAGAATGATTGAGGGGAAGAGATTCGGTACCATGGTAGCCCTTGACCCCCCCGAGGTAAAGGCCATCCCCCTTGAGGAAGTAATCGGAAAAATAAGGAATGTCCCGGTCGATTGCGATACCATAAGAACTGCGCGGGAAATCGGAGTGTCTTTCGGGGATTAG
- a CDS encoding MFS transporter, with product MDQQSKIESRWPVLIATTLSSFLTPLALSTVNVALPSIGREFSINALTLSWIATAYILSAAIFLLPFGKLADMYGRKKIFIYGTCIFTLSSLLMGVSKTPEILIGCRVLQGIGGAMIFGTGIAILTSVFPAGERGKVLGINVAAVYLGLSFGPFLGGILTQHLGWRSIFFLNVPFGVIIMVFSIWKVKGEWAEARGETFDAVGSLIYSIMLLCIMYGFSRLPGRSGFTLICAGIVGIGIFVYWELRAKNPILNISLLRTNRAFTLSNMAALIHYGATFAVGFLLSFYLQHIKGLSPQGAGVILVSQPIVQALISPIAGRISDSIEPRIVASLGMGITATGLFLLVFLKTDTAISFIVSSLCILGFGFALFSSPNTNAIMSSVESRLYGVASSMLATMRLLGQMFSMGIAMLIFATYLGRVEIAPAFYPHLLKSIQVAFIIFGFLCIVGIFASLTRGNVRQ from the coding sequence ATGGATCAACAGAGCAAAATAGAAAGCAGATGGCCTGTATTAATAGCCACCACCCTGTCTTCCTTCCTTACCCCCCTTGCTTTATCCACGGTTAACGTAGCGCTCCCGTCCATAGGCAGGGAATTTTCCATAAATGCCCTTACGCTCAGTTGGATAGCCACGGCATATATCCTGAGTGCAGCCATATTTCTTCTCCCCTTCGGGAAGCTCGCAGATATGTATGGAAGGAAGAAGATTTTCATTTACGGAACATGTATATTTACCTTATCCTCCCTTTTAATGGGTGTATCAAAAACCCCGGAAATCCTCATTGGTTGCAGGGTATTGCAGGGCATAGGCGGCGCCATGATTTTCGGGACGGGTATTGCAATCCTCACGTCAGTATTCCCTGCGGGAGAGAGGGGCAAGGTTTTAGGCATCAACGTTGCAGCGGTATACCTGGGCCTTTCGTTCGGCCCTTTTCTGGGGGGGATACTGACACAGCACCTCGGCTGGAGAAGCATCTTTTTCCTGAATGTGCCATTCGGGGTCATTATCATGGTTTTCAGCATATGGAAGGTCAAGGGGGAATGGGCTGAAGCAAGAGGGGAGACCTTCGATGCTGTTGGCTCGTTGATCTATTCCATCATGCTCCTTTGTATCATGTACGGCTTTTCCCGTCTTCCGGGCAGAAGCGGTTTTACACTCATATGCGCCGGTATCGTGGGCATAGGGATTTTTGTTTATTGGGAACTGCGTGCGAAAAACCCTATCCTGAATATAAGCCTTTTGAGGACAAACAGGGCCTTTACGCTCTCAAATATGGCTGCATTAATACACTATGGTGCAACATTTGCCGTAGGGTTTCTTCTAAGTTTCTATTTGCAGCACATAAAAGGATTAAGCCCCCAGGGTGCCGGCGTCATACTGGTCTCACAGCCCATTGTGCAGGCCTTAATATCCCCCATCGCGGGGAGGATATCTGACAGTATTGAACCTCGAATCGTTGCTTCTCTGGGGATGGGTATAACGGCTACAGGACTCTTCCTTCTCGTTTTTTTGAAGACGGACACGGCCATTTCTTTTATAGTATCGAGCCTGTGCATACTCGGATTCGGCTTCGCTTTGTTTTCGTCACCCAATACAAATGCCATCATGAGCTCTGTTGAAAGCAGACTTTACGGTGTGGCTTCGTCCATGCTGGCTACGATGCGGCTTCTGGGCCAGATGTTCAGTATGGGCATTGCAATGCTAATCTTTGCAACATATTTGGGGAGGGTGGAAATCGCCCCGGCATTTTATCCTCATCTTCTCAAGTCCATACAGGTTGCTTTTATAATTTTCGGTTTTCTCTGTATAGTCGGGATCTTTGCTTCGCTGACGAGGGGGAACGTGCGGCAATAG
- a CDS encoding NUDIX hydrolase: MKKRHYCTICGKTLKTDTFDGKERQVCSQCREVFYENPLPAATVILPGRNREILLVKRAKEPFKDMWCFPIGFAEVGESIEGAALRELKEETGVDGKIIQLIDVSSHKNPLYGDLLIVSFEAEKIGGEEEPGDDASDCRYFPVMSLPKLAFDSQVRAIEKFVELKKELWNMHDSLEMFVEGTVQNRVVYPGNLLSDELVDAVQRNSEKIVGLWLNDISTNPSTRGYHQFDKEDLFQRAMFIMGQFEAWLKGEKGESEFKEFYTGLGSHRRKDGMTLEEVISSLSLLKKHIWMFTYSFGVWEKAVDIYRMFELGERLVYFFDRAAYYTVMGYLQKE, from the coding sequence ATGAAAAAAAGGCATTATTGCACCATATGCGGCAAGACGCTCAAAACCGATACCTTTGACGGTAAGGAAAGACAGGTCTGCTCACAGTGCAGAGAGGTGTTTTACGAAAACCCCTTACCGGCGGCTACCGTTATCCTTCCGGGCCGGAACAGAGAAATCCTCCTTGTAAAAAGGGCAAAGGAGCCCTTTAAAGACATGTGGTGTTTCCCCATTGGCTTTGCCGAGGTTGGTGAGAGCATAGAAGGGGCTGCACTGAGGGAGCTTAAAGAGGAAACCGGCGTGGACGGGAAAATAATCCAGCTTATCGATGTAAGCTCCCACAAGAACCCCTTATACGGCGACCTCCTCATTGTCAGCTTTGAGGCGGAGAAGATTGGCGGGGAAGAAGAACCCGGCGATGATGCATCGGACTGCAGGTATTTCCCGGTTATGAGCCTCCCGAAGCTTGCCTTTGATTCACAGGTAAGGGCAATAGAAAAATTTGTCGAACTTAAGAAAGAACTGTGGAACATGCACGATTCGTTAGAAATGTTCGTCGAGGGAACAGTACAGAACAGGGTTGTATATCCCGGCAACCTCCTTTCCGATGAACTTGTGGATGCAGTGCAGCGAAACTCTGAAAAAATTGTGGGCCTCTGGCTTAATGATATCTCTACGAACCCCTCCACAAGAGGATATCACCAATTTGACAAGGAGGATCTTTTTCAAAGGGCTATGTTCATCATGGGTCAGTTTGAGGCATGGCTTAAAGGGGAAAAAGGTGAAAGCGAGTTCAAGGAGTTTTATACAGGCCTTGGTTCCCACAGGCGCAAAGACGGGATGACCCTTGAGGAGGTTATAAGCTCCCTGAGCCTGTTGAAAAAACACATCTGGATGTTTACCTATTCTTTCGGTGTCTGGGAAAAGGCAGTGGACATCTACCGTATGTTTGAGCTTGGCGAAAGGCTTGTCTATTTTTTTGACCGTGCAGCGTATTATACGGTAATGGGATACCTTCAGAAGGAGTAG
- a CDS encoding class I SAM-dependent methyltransferase, with the protein MREIIHSYSDLGFHRTIGEMIKKHSENKEDIRSIAVNMIDWDGIKDVLDLGCGYGWFEDGLRDGFDIILGIDCLSENESSFLRAARKISKTALFQKRILPCPIDIPDGSFDLVVSAYSLYFFPEEIEEAKRLLRPSGIFLAITHSESMLQEGEKFFDFTNLRRVIRGFSAENGEEALRAHFQDVRYIDYRNAIVFGRHEKKDLAGYIDFKREFISRDADPEKVTITMLDELERKGTMRFNKDDRIFLARK; encoded by the coding sequence ATGAGGGAAATCATACACAGCTATTCCGACCTGGGTTTCCACAGAACCATCGGTGAGATGATAAAGAAGCACTCCGAGAACAAGGAGGACATACGGTCAATAGCGGTTAATATGATCGATTGGGACGGGATAAAAGACGTTCTCGATCTCGGATGTGGTTATGGATGGTTCGAAGATGGATTGCGGGACGGATTCGACATTATCCTCGGCATCGACTGTCTTTCTGAAAACGAGTCTTCTTTCTTGAGGGCGGCTCGTAAAATATCAAAAACCGCACTGTTTCAAAAACGTATCCTTCCCTGCCCCATAGATATACCTGACGGCTCTTTTGACCTTGTTGTCTCTGCCTATTCCCTGTATTTTTTCCCCGAAGAGATTGAAGAGGCAAAGAGACTTTTAAGACCTTCGGGCATTTTTCTTGCCATAACGCACAGCGAGTCAATGCTTCAGGAGGGGGAGAAGTTTTTCGATTTTACAAACCTGCGGCGGGTTATCAGGGGCTTTTCTGCCGAGAACGGCGAGGAAGCCCTGAGGGCACACTTTCAGGATGTACGGTACATTGATTACAGAAATGCCATCGTCTTCGGCAGGCACGAGAAGAAGGACCTTGCCGGTTATATAGATTTCAAGAGGGAATTTATATCGAGAGACGCGGACCCGGAAAAGGTCACGATAACGATGCTCGACGAACTGGAAAGAAAAGGAACCATGAGGTTTAATAAGGACGATAGGATATTTCTGGCAAGGAAATGA
- a CDS encoding zinc ribbon domain-containing protein, whose translation MPIYEYYCEACHKKSSFLLLRVSEEIDPYCKACGSKDVKKLISRVSVPKSEEKRMESLLDPSKFSGLDENDPGSVERVMRKMGRELGDELGEGLEETMEEALNGPQSTPEKDF comes from the coding sequence ATGCCGATTTACGAATACTACTGTGAGGCCTGTCACAAAAAATCATCTTTTTTGCTCTTAAGGGTATCCGAGGAAATCGATCCTTACTGTAAGGCCTGTGGCAGCAAAGACGTAAAAAAGCTCATCTCCCGCGTTTCTGTTCCCAAAAGCGAGGAGAAAAGGATGGAAAGCCTCCTCGATCCCTCGAAGTTTTCAGGCCTCGATGAAAACGATCCGGGGAGCGTGGAGCGCGTTATGAGGAAAATGGGGAGAGAGCTTGGCGATGAGCTTGGCGAGGGCCTTGAAGAGACCATGGAAGAGGCGCTGAATGGACCGCAATCTACGCCGGAAAAAGATTTCTGA
- a CDS encoding L-threonylcarbamoyladenylate synthase, producing MIVEWDPQRPKRKITQLIRETLINGGIIAYPTDTFYGMGCDLFNIKAIRKLYLTKRLDEKRALSIICRDFKDISTYAVMSDLSFETLKRCLPGPYTFVLKARKIMPKLLMTVKKEVGIRIPGHPVPVGIAGLIERPLINTSARFAGEAILTDPRDIEKNFKGSVDLVIDGGILVSAPSTVISLVDDRAEVLREGKGTLRNLFPA from the coding sequence ATGATAGTAGAGTGGGATCCACAAAGACCCAAAAGGAAAATAACGCAACTCATCAGAGAGACCCTGATAAACGGCGGCATAATCGCTTATCCGACAGACACCTTTTACGGAATGGGCTGTGACCTTTTCAATATTAAGGCGATAAGGAAGCTTTATCTCACAAAAAGGCTCGACGAAAAGAGGGCACTGAGTATAATATGCAGGGACTTCAAGGATATAAGTACATATGCAGTCATGAGCGACCTTTCCTTTGAGACCCTAAAAAGGTGTCTGCCCGGCCCATATACGTTTGTTCTCAAGGCAAGAAAGATCATGCCGAAACTCCTCATGACCGTTAAAAAAGAAGTTGGCATAAGAATACCAGGTCACCCCGTGCCCGTTGGCATTGCAGGATTAATAGAAAGGCCGCTCATAAATACGAGCGCACGGTTTGCAGGAGAGGCTATACTGACAGACCCAAGAGACATTGAGAAGAACTTTAAAGGGAGCGTTGATCTTGTTATTGACGGCGGCATCCTGGTAAGCGCTCCATCAACGGTAATTAGCCTTGTAGATGACAGGGCAGAAGTTTTAAGAGAGGGGAAGGGGACTCTCAGAAATCTTTTTCCGGCGTAG
- a CDS encoding methyltransferase domain-containing protein has protein sequence MADWDKKYRNGYYDGATEPHDLLQKFWQVIPGKKVIDVAMGNGRDSIFLAKKGFCVYGLEKSMEAIRIAKKTTESAGHPISIIRGDAATMPFKDNSADCVIVFYFLLRDIMRDIPDMLRKGGILIYETFLKRQNEVEVYTANTASERGRLHGLMPRERATPLRGQAQAPEIDGRRNPDYLLEDGELISYFRDFQLLFYEETIAAFMNNRRAAAKFIGRKR, from the coding sequence ATGGCAGACTGGGACAAAAAATACAGGAATGGATATTACGACGGAGCCACAGAGCCCCATGATCTGCTGCAAAAGTTCTGGCAGGTAATCCCGGGAAAAAAGGTAATTGATGTCGCCATGGGAAACGGAAGGGACAGCATATTTCTTGCGAAAAAAGGTTTTTGTGTGTATGGTTTAGAAAAATCCATGGAGGCAATCCGCATTGCAAAGAAGACCACGGAATCAGCAGGGCACCCCATATCAATTATTCGTGGCGATGCTGCCACGATGCCCTTCAAAGACAATTCGGCTGACTGCGTGATCGTATTCTACTTTTTACTGAGAGATATTATGAGGGACATACCGGACATGTTGAGAAAAGGAGGGATACTTATCTATGAGACCTTCTTGAAGCGGCAGAACGAAGTGGAAGTCTACACAGCGAACACCGCGAGCGAGAGGGGGAGGCTCCACGGGCTTATGCCCAGGGAGAGGGCGACCCCCCTACGGGGACAGGCGCAAGCCCCAGAAATAGACGGACGGAGAAATCCTGACTATCTGCTGGAAGACGGGGAGCTTATCTCGTATTTCAGGGATTTTCAACTGTTGTTTTATGAAGAGACGATCGCGGCATTTATGAATAATAGAAGGGCCGCAGCAAAATTTATAGGAAGGAAAAGATGA
- a CDS encoding HAD-IB family phosphatase encodes MAIRVVFFDCDGTLTKVKSSWEYIHRRLNIWDNHADEYQMLFREGKINYDEFCRRDALLWRGLNLTDVVEIIKEIPYQEGAGETVATLRGMGIFTVILSTGLSFLVNRVRDDLGVHMSLSNDLLVEDGVLTGGTAINVQYNKKGYWVNKVLKERGLNRLASCAVGDGEGDRDMFDAVNVSIMYGSDNNVVPSSVYTIHEGPLTKVVEIIKDHSGDNEM; translated from the coding sequence ATGGCCATACGGGTAGTGTTTTTCGACTGTGACGGAACTTTAACGAAGGTAAAAAGCAGTTGGGAGTATATCCACAGAAGGCTCAACATCTGGGACAATCATGCTGATGAATATCAGATGCTTTTCCGTGAAGGAAAAATAAATTATGATGAGTTTTGCAGAAGGGATGCCCTTTTGTGGAGGGGCCTCAACCTTACCGATGTAGTCGAAATCATAAAGGAAATACCCTATCAGGAGGGCGCCGGAGAGACGGTGGCAACCCTGAGGGGCATGGGCATTTTTACGGTCATTCTCTCTACAGGGCTGTCTTTTCTTGTAAACAGGGTCAGGGATGATCTTGGTGTTCACATGTCTCTGTCCAACGATTTGCTTGTAGAAGACGGGGTGCTTACGGGGGGTACGGCAATCAATGTCCAGTATAATAAAAAGGGTTACTGGGTCAATAAGGTTTTAAAAGAAAGGGGGCTGAACAGGCTTGCCTCCTGTGCTGTTGGAGACGGTGAGGGCGACAGGGACATGTTTGATGCGGTAAACGTATCCATAATGTACGGTTCTGACAACAATGTTGTGCCTTCTTCTGTTTATACAATTCATGAAGGACCGCTTACAAAGGTGGTAGAAATTA